Proteins encoded by one window of Spirochaetota bacterium:
- a CDS encoding ABC transporter ATP-binding protein, with product MIDAKSIEKVYGSGRNALRVLRGVSLSIGRGDIISIVGPSGAGKSTLLNVMGCLDGFQSGSLSILGRELSGLSVEDLSNFRNRHIGFVFQLHNLLPDFTALENVMMPLFIRRDGRARARETALSVIERFGMLDRIGHRPGELSGGECQRIAVARAIVCRPDIILADEPTGNLDSKNSQVLMSTLFELGRENGTTIVVVTHDAGIASMTGRTITIVDGAIISAQ from the coding sequence ATAATTGATGCGAAATCCATAGAGAAAGTATACGGCTCGGGCCGCAACGCCCTGCGCGTGCTGCGGGGGGTGTCTCTCTCCATCGGCCGGGGCGATATCATTTCGATAGTGGGCCCCTCGGGCGCCGGCAAGTCGACGCTTCTCAATGTGATGGGCTGTCTTGACGGATTCCAGTCGGGGAGCCTTTCGATCCTCGGCCGCGAGCTCTCCGGTCTCTCGGTCGAGGACCTTTCCAATTTCCGAAACCGTCACATTGGCTTCGTTTTCCAGCTGCACAACCTGCTTCCCGACTTCACCGCGCTCGAAAACGTCATGATGCCGCTCTTCATACGCCGCGATGGACGCGCCCGGGCAAGGGAAACGGCGCTTTCGGTCATCGAGCGCTTCGGCATGCTTGACAGAATCGGCCACCGCCCGGGCGAGCTTTCGGGCGGCGAATGCCAGCGCATAGCGGTCGCCCGGGCTATCGTCTGCAGGCCCGATATCATCCTGGCCGACGAGCCGACCGGGAACCTGGACAGCAAAAACTCGCAGGTGCTGATGAGCACGCTCTTCGAACTGGGCAGGGAAAACGGCACCACGATCGTGGTGGTGACCCACGACGCCGGGATCGCGTCGATGACCGGCCGCACCATTACCATCGTGGACGGCGCCATCATCTCGGCGCAATAA